One segment of Macrotis lagotis isolate mMagLag1 chromosome 1, bilby.v1.9.chrom.fasta, whole genome shotgun sequence DNA contains the following:
- the ZNF276 gene encoding zinc finger protein 276 isoform X1 produces MGYCRLCHGKFSSRSLRHIFSQVPGESCEKPRHMEQVFCMDFKRLLGVPIHQDPTLPQFVCKSCHTQFYKCHSILKSFLQKVNASPTGHRKLRGKGSIDEGSQAEAEEGTCLVDLITSSPQCLHRLVGWAHGHAVSCGAVPSLQNMLSSEYCGIIQAVWGCDQGHDYIMDTDSNCSTLLLDNTLAVKWEWGRENAHRLSVNSGTNPPAAVLQSPRSKGTMVPAGTESQSLPNPNEVQPPLDDNPVGPEPNSPPEPSEPPSGVQGQLSVKQVSSSALDDRVKDEFSDLSEGDFLSDDENDKRRSTQSSDESFEPYPEKNLQKICNRKLKMVLLQVDHWIATERNLWVSGKISENKAKKSDEPKIRKKPGPKPGWKKKIKCEREELPTIYKCPYQGCTAVYRGADGMKKHIKEHHEEVRERPCPHPGCNKVFMIDRYLQRHVKLIHTEVRNYICDECGQTFKQRKHLSVHQMRHSGAKPLQCEICGFQCRQRASLKYHMTKHKAETELEFACDQCGRRFEKAHNLNVHMSMVHPLTQNQDKAKPLQSEQPTGLMNPSGTMESQAVKPELVAQQEPT; encoded by the exons ATGGGCTATTGTCGCCTCTGTCACGGGAAGTTCTCCTCAAGGAGCCTCCGCCACATCTTTAGTCAGGTGCCAGGAGAGAGCTGTGAGAAGCCGAGACACATGGAACAAGTCTTCTGCATGGACTTCAAGCGCCTGCTGGGGGTGCCCATCCACCAGGACCCCACACTTCCCCAATTTGTTTGTAAGAGCTGCCACACCCAGTTCTACAAGTGTCACAGCATCCTTAAGTCCTTCCTGCAGAAGGTCAATGCCTCCCCCACAGGCCATCGGAAGCTCCGGGGAAA GGGCAGCATTGATGAGGGGTCACAGGCTGAGGCAGAAGAGGGAACCTGTTTGG TGGACCTGATCACCTCCAGTCCCCAGTGCCTGCACCGATTGGTGGGGTGGGCCCATGGGCATGCTGTGAGCTGTGGGGCAGTGCCAAGCCTCCAGAACATGCTCTCTTCCGAGTACTGTGGCATCATCCAGGCTGTGTGGGGCTGTGACCAGGGCCATGACTACATCATGGATACAGACTCAAACTGCAGTACCCTACTGCTTGATAACACACTGGCCGTCAAATGGGAATGGGGCAGAGAAAACGCCCACCGGCTCTCCGTTAACAGTGGAACCAACCCTCCTGCAGCTGTTCTGCAGAGCCCTAGGAGCAAAGGGACCATGGTGCCAGCTGGCACAGAGAGCCAGTCGCTGCCCAACCCAAATGAAGTTCAGCCCCCTCTGGATGACAACCCTGTGGGGCCTGAGCCAAATTCACCACCAGAGCCAAGCGAACCCCCGAGCGGGGTTCAAG gGCAATTGAGTGTGAAGCAGGTTTCATCTTCCGCCTTGGATGATCGGGTAAAAGACGAGTTCAGTGACCTTTCTGAGGG agacTTCTTGAGTGATGATGAAAATGACAAGAGGCGAAGTACTCAGTCATCTGATGAATCCTTTGAGCCTTATCCAGAAAAGAA TTTACAGAAAATTTgtaacagaaaattaaaaatggtGCTACTTCAGGTAGACCACTGGATAGCAACAGAAAGGAACTTATG gGTCTCTGGAAAGATAAGTGAAAACAAAGCCAAGAAGTCAGATGAacccaaaattagaaagaaaccaGGACCAAAACCTGGttggaaaaagaagataaaatgtgaAAG GGAAGAGCTGCCTACCATTTATAAGTGTCCTTACCAGGGCTGCACAGCCGTGTACCGAGGGGCAGATGGGatgaag aaACATATAAAGGAACATCATGAGGAAGTACGTGAAAGGCCTTGCCCCCACCCTGGCTGCAATAAGGTGTTCATGATCGACCGCTATCTGCAGCGTCACGTCAAGCTCATTCACACAG AGGTACGGAATTATATCTGTGATGAATGCGGACAGACGTTCAAACAGCGGAAGCACCTTTCAGTTCACCAGATGCGTCACTCAGGAGCAAAGCCCCTCCA ATGTGAAATCTGTGGGTTCCAGTGCAGGCAGcgagcatctctgaagtaccacatGACCAAACACAAAGCTGAGACGGAGCTGGAATTTGCCTGTGACCAGTGTGGCCGACGGTTTGAGAAGGCTCACAACCTGAATGTCCACATGTCCATGGTGCATCCACTAACCCAGAACCAGGACAAAGCCAAACCACTGCAGAGCGAGCAGCCAACTGGTCTAATGAACCCCTCAGGGACAATGGAGAGTCAGGCCGTCAAGCCTGAACTGGTTGCACAACAGGAACCCACCTGA
- the ZNF276 gene encoding zinc finger protein 276 isoform X2, with protein sequence MGYCRLCHGKFSSRSLRHIFSQVPGESCEKPRHMEQVFCMDFKRLLGVPIHQDPTLPQFVCKSCHTQFYKCHSILKSFLQKVNASPTGHRKLRGKGSIDEGSQAEAEEGTCLVDLITSSPQCLHRLVGWAHGHAVSCGAVPSLQNMLSSEYCGIIQAVWGCDQGHDYIMDTDSNCSTLLLDNTLAVKWEWGRENAHRLSVNSGTNPPAAVLQSPRSKGTMVPAGTESQSLPNPNEVQPPLDDNPVGPEPNSPPEPSEPPSGVQGQLSVKQVSSSALDDRVKDEFSDLSEGDFLSDDENDKRRSTQSSDESFEPYPEKKVSGKISENKAKKSDEPKIRKKPGPKPGWKKKIKCEREELPTIYKCPYQGCTAVYRGADGMKKHIKEHHEEVRERPCPHPGCNKVFMIDRYLQRHVKLIHTEVRNYICDECGQTFKQRKHLSVHQMRHSGAKPLQCEICGFQCRQRASLKYHMTKHKAETELEFACDQCGRRFEKAHNLNVHMSMVHPLTQNQDKAKPLQSEQPTGLMNPSGTMESQAVKPELVAQQEPT encoded by the exons ATGGGCTATTGTCGCCTCTGTCACGGGAAGTTCTCCTCAAGGAGCCTCCGCCACATCTTTAGTCAGGTGCCAGGAGAGAGCTGTGAGAAGCCGAGACACATGGAACAAGTCTTCTGCATGGACTTCAAGCGCCTGCTGGGGGTGCCCATCCACCAGGACCCCACACTTCCCCAATTTGTTTGTAAGAGCTGCCACACCCAGTTCTACAAGTGTCACAGCATCCTTAAGTCCTTCCTGCAGAAGGTCAATGCCTCCCCCACAGGCCATCGGAAGCTCCGGGGAAA GGGCAGCATTGATGAGGGGTCACAGGCTGAGGCAGAAGAGGGAACCTGTTTGG TGGACCTGATCACCTCCAGTCCCCAGTGCCTGCACCGATTGGTGGGGTGGGCCCATGGGCATGCTGTGAGCTGTGGGGCAGTGCCAAGCCTCCAGAACATGCTCTCTTCCGAGTACTGTGGCATCATCCAGGCTGTGTGGGGCTGTGACCAGGGCCATGACTACATCATGGATACAGACTCAAACTGCAGTACCCTACTGCTTGATAACACACTGGCCGTCAAATGGGAATGGGGCAGAGAAAACGCCCACCGGCTCTCCGTTAACAGTGGAACCAACCCTCCTGCAGCTGTTCTGCAGAGCCCTAGGAGCAAAGGGACCATGGTGCCAGCTGGCACAGAGAGCCAGTCGCTGCCCAACCCAAATGAAGTTCAGCCCCCTCTGGATGACAACCCTGTGGGGCCTGAGCCAAATTCACCACCAGAGCCAAGCGAACCCCCGAGCGGGGTTCAAG gGCAATTGAGTGTGAAGCAGGTTTCATCTTCCGCCTTGGATGATCGGGTAAAAGACGAGTTCAGTGACCTTTCTGAGGG agacTTCTTGAGTGATGATGAAAATGACAAGAGGCGAAGTACTCAGTCATCTGATGAATCCTTTGAGCCTTATCCAGAAAAGAA gGTCTCTGGAAAGATAAGTGAAAACAAAGCCAAGAAGTCAGATGAacccaaaattagaaagaaaccaGGACCAAAACCTGGttggaaaaagaagataaaatgtgaAAG GGAAGAGCTGCCTACCATTTATAAGTGTCCTTACCAGGGCTGCACAGCCGTGTACCGAGGGGCAGATGGGatgaag aaACATATAAAGGAACATCATGAGGAAGTACGTGAAAGGCCTTGCCCCCACCCTGGCTGCAATAAGGTGTTCATGATCGACCGCTATCTGCAGCGTCACGTCAAGCTCATTCACACAG AGGTACGGAATTATATCTGTGATGAATGCGGACAGACGTTCAAACAGCGGAAGCACCTTTCAGTTCACCAGATGCGTCACTCAGGAGCAAAGCCCCTCCA ATGTGAAATCTGTGGGTTCCAGTGCAGGCAGcgagcatctctgaagtaccacatGACCAAACACAAAGCTGAGACGGAGCTGGAATTTGCCTGTGACCAGTGTGGCCGACGGTTTGAGAAGGCTCACAACCTGAATGTCCACATGTCCATGGTGCATCCACTAACCCAGAACCAGGACAAAGCCAAACCACTGCAGAGCGAGCAGCCAACTGGTCTAATGAACCCCTCAGGGACAATGGAGAGTCAGGCCGTCAAGCCTGAACTGGTTGCACAACAGGAACCCACCTGA
- the VPS9D1 gene encoding VPS9 domain-containing protein 1 — MAATAAAAAAGDCAVKPLQSAMKLAHGAIELDAGNQPLEAYLEYLKSIHYISQVLLEEAGTTKEGGDTVTPDTPKMLKLAEQCLERAKSTAAKLGTTQLKPALPVAVPSHNPASRHRRVFSDEGGKLCPFLPPEIFQKLQVVEPQSSKKELTPLEEASLQNQKLKASYEARMARLNPSQAVQKTSLTLSLQRQMMENLVIAKAREETLQRKMEERRLRLQEAANRRFCSRVTLTPEEQEQKALYAAVLEYEQDHDWPKHWKAKLKRNPNDLSLVTGLVCHLLSFPDHPVSQLLKKLQCAVYNRLYPIISRHAADSKTSLGYPSLSLDTDGLLAPGSRRLRASQSLYCMFSLPEPVRLNQESSPASLSTPLPHSGPLDKEMESSSTGSPSPLIDLTPSLLDKDSSFEDLEHLLATPDTWARGPGGLAGSQTPGKKPVTSLEQLKSIVKDVHNAIDRLLNLTLLAFEGLNTAAAKDRCLACIEEPFFSLLWAPLLALYRIVYQTRETALSRSMELCGNMPPSALGIASKLFPQELGLRGSGSYPYCTAVQELGLMVLESCPQKKLECIVRALRIICECAEEYCGAKETRLQPSTMAIGADDLLPILSYVVLKSNLPQLVSECAALEEFIHEGYLIGEEGYCLTSLQSALSYVELLPHGALVK, encoded by the exons ATGGCGGCgactgcggcggcggcggccgcggggGACTGCGCCGTGAAGCCGCTGCAGAGCGCCATGAAGTTGGCCCACGGGGCCATCGAGCTCGACGCCGGCAACCAGCCCCTG GAGGCTTACTTGGAGTACCTGAAGAGCATCCACTACATTTCCCAGGTGTTACTGGAAGAAGCAGGGACTACAAAAG AGGGGGGTGACACTGTGACTCCAGACACCCCAAAGATGCTAAAGCTGGCTGAGCAATGTTTGGAAAGAGCCAAGTCAACAGCTGCCAAACTGG GGACGACCCAACTGAAACCAGCCCTCCCTGTGGCTGTACCGAGCCACAACCCAGCCAGCCGACACCGCAGGGTCTTTTCAGATGAGGGGGGGAAGTTGTGTCCCTTTTTGCCCCCAGAAATCTTCCAGAAGCTGCAGGTGGTGGAGCCACAAAGTTCTAAGAA GGAATTGACGCCCCTGGAAGAGGCTTCCTTACAGAATCAGAAGCTGAAAGCTTCGTATGAGGCGAGGATGGCACGGCTGAATCCCAGCCAGGCGGTGCAGAAGACATCCTTG ACTCTGTCCCTGCAGAGGCAAATGATGGAGAACTTGGTGATTGCCAAAGCCCGAGAGGAGACA CtacaaagaaagatggaagagCGTAGGCTACGGCTGCAGGAAGCTGCTAACAG GAGATTCTGTAGCCGAGTCACCCTGACTCCAGAAGAACAGGAGCAGAAGGCTCTATATGCTGCTGTCCTGGAATATGAGCAAGACCAT GATTGGCCAAAGCACTGGAAAGCCAAACTGAAGAGAAACCCGAATGACCTCTCCCTGGTGACTGGCCTTGTCTGCCACCTTCTCAG TTTCCCTGACCATCCGGTCTCCCAGCTCCTGAAGAAGTTGCAGTGTGCCGTGTACAACAGACTGTACCCCATCATCAGCAGACATGCTGCTGACTCTAAGACGAGTCTGGGTTATCCTTCCCtgtctctggacacagatgggcTGCTGGCTCCTGGAAGTCGGCGGCTCCGAGCCTCCCAAAGCCTCTACTGCATGTTCAGCCTCCCAGAGCCCGTCCGACTGAACCAGGAAAGCTCACCAGCCAGCCTCTCCACCCCACTGCCACATTCTGGCCCcctggacaaggaaatggaaagcagCTCCACAGGCTCCCCTTCTCCCCTCATAGACCTCACTCCCAGTCTGCTGGACAAGGACAGCTCCTTTGAGGACTTGGAGCATCTCTTAGCAACTCCGGATACCTGGGCCCGAGGTCCAGGGGGACTTGCAGGATCACAGACCCCCGGCAAGAAGCCAGTGACATCGCTGGAGCAGCTGAAGAGCATCGTAAAGGACGTGCACAATGCCATTG ACAGATTGCTTAACCTCACCCTCCTGGCATTTGAGGGTTTAAACACAGCTGCTGCCAAGGACCGCTGCCTAGCCTGCATCGAAGAGCCCTTCTTCTCCTTGCTGTGGGCACCACTGCTGGCTCTCTACAG gattgtCTATCAAACCCGAGAAACAGCCCTCAGCAGGAGTATGGAGCTCTGTGGAAACATGCCTCCCTCCGCCCTGGGCATTGCTTCCAAACTCTTCCCTCAGGAGTTGGGGCTCAGAGGGTCAGGCTCCTACCCTTACTGTACAGCGGTCCAGGAGCTGGGACTGATGGTTCTGGAGAGCTGTCCTCAGAAGAAGCTGGAATGCATTG TTCGAGCTCTTCGCATAATCTGTGAGTGTGCTGAGGAATACTGTGGGGCCAAGGAGACACGCCTGCAGCCCAGCACGATGGCCAT TGGCGCCGATGATCTGTTACCCATCTTGTCTTATGTGGTATTGAAGAGTAACCTTCCCCAGCTGGTGTCTGAATGTGCTGCCCTGGAGGAATTCATTCATGAGGG GTATCTTATTGGAGAAGAGGGTTACTGTCTGACCTCCCTGCAAAGCGCCCTGAGCTATGTGGAGCTGCTGCCTCATGGGGCTTTGGTGAAGTAG